In the Flavisolibacter tropicus genome, one interval contains:
- a CDS encoding TonB-dependent receptor yields MGTVSGKVTDSLQRPLEGATVLLVTGAKEVTVKSALSDDKGAFVLEKIKFGTYKLIVSMTGFSKETGVTVILNEEKNTINVGTVKLMNAATNLQGVTVTSQRPPVERRIDRTVVNADQMVSAAGSTALDVLERSPGVSVDNNGIISLKGKNGVTIFVDDKFTYLSGADLENYLRSLPASSVDQIELMTNPPAKYDAAGGGGVINIRLKRTKTKGFNGSLNTAYTQGKYAKTNNSANFNYRSGKYNLFSTLTQNYATNFSDLTINRHFKKPDGSRYYDFLQSTYIKPSGLAFSAKVGTDYYANEKTTFGVVLTGVTRKGERNNDNTSQILNTSYQLDSTIVAHNTQDNSFKNGGINLNLRKRIRKNGPEFSIDADYIHYGTGNVQEFNNFTFLADNTLSQQDRLDGDLPAGINIYSLKTDYTHPLKKGWKVDAGAKSSQTETDNVADYFSTINNVTKPDYDKTNHFIYKEIIHAAYINSSHEGKRWSMQLGLRAENTVSNGKQLGNAVKPDSAFKRTYTSLFPTAYLNYKLDSVGNHTLTLDYGRRINRPYYQDLNPFISPLDKFTYYVGNPYLQPAYTHNVQLSYSYKNRITVGFRYSSTLNNTNETIEIVNGTYYSRPGNIGKITNISGSLEGDLPLRKWLNFGFYSEVTNIHSKTNFYTGFLDTQGTFWYVQPNLRFTFKKGWAAQLDGVYQTGLTSNQFYLLERGRLNAGVSKKVSTALTVRAAVNDILYTNINRGIINNLANTEANWRNANDSRTFSIAIAYRFGKAIADLRKHSQNSAQQEQSRVKE; encoded by the coding sequence ATGGGTACTGTTTCAGGTAAAGTAACCGACTCCTTACAACGACCGCTGGAAGGCGCCACCGTATTATTGGTTACCGGAGCAAAAGAGGTGACGGTGAAATCGGCCTTGTCTGATGATAAGGGAGCTTTTGTTTTAGAGAAAATAAAGTTCGGCACTTATAAATTGATCGTTAGCATGACGGGCTTCAGTAAAGAAACCGGCGTTACCGTCATACTCAATGAAGAAAAAAATACGATCAACGTAGGCACAGTAAAACTAATGAACGCTGCTACAAACCTGCAGGGCGTTACCGTAACATCGCAACGTCCTCCGGTGGAAAGAAGAATTGATAGAACAGTTGTAAACGCTGATCAGATGGTGAGCGCTGCGGGATCAACAGCCTTGGATGTATTGGAGCGGTCTCCAGGCGTTTCTGTTGACAACAATGGCATTATCAGTTTAAAAGGGAAGAATGGTGTTACCATTTTTGTTGATGATAAATTTACGTATCTAAGCGGCGCCGATCTTGAAAACTACTTACGTTCATTACCCGCCTCTTCGGTAGACCAGATAGAACTAATGACCAACCCGCCGGCTAAATACGATGCAGCTGGTGGCGGTGGTGTTATTAATATCCGTCTGAAAAGAACCAAGACAAAAGGGTTCAATGGCTCCCTCAATACGGCCTACACGCAAGGCAAGTATGCCAAAACAAACAATAGCGCCAACTTCAATTATCGCAGCGGCAAGTACAATCTGTTCAGTACACTGACACAGAACTACGCCACTAACTTTTCTGACCTTACTATAAATCGTCACTTCAAAAAACCAGATGGCAGCCGCTATTACGATTTCTTACAAAGCACCTATATTAAACCTTCAGGACTTGCTTTCTCTGCCAAAGTGGGTACCGACTATTACGCTAATGAAAAGACGACATTCGGCGTTGTTCTTACCGGTGTTACACGAAAAGGAGAACGCAACAATGACAACACCAGTCAAATTTTGAATACCAGTTATCAACTCGACTCCACCATTGTTGCCCACAACACACAGGATAACTCATTCAAAAACGGCGGTATCAATTTAAATTTAAGAAAACGCATAAGAAAGAATGGGCCAGAGTTCTCTATAGATGCCGACTATATTCACTACGGAACCGGTAATGTGCAGGAGTTCAACAACTTTACTTTCCTGGCGGACAATACACTTTCACAACAGGATCGCTTAGACGGCGACCTGCCTGCCGGCATCAATATTTATTCGTTGAAAACAGATTACACACATCCATTGAAAAAAGGTTGGAAGGTAGACGCTGGTGCAAAATCGAGCCAAACGGAAACAGATAACGTGGCTGATTATTTTTCTACAATAAACAATGTAACAAAACCTGACTACGACAAAACGAATCATTTTATCTATAAAGAAATCATTCATGCAGCCTATATCAATAGCTCTCATGAAGGTAAACGCTGGTCCATGCAGTTAGGACTGCGGGCAGAGAATACCGTATCGAACGGAAAGCAGTTAGGCAACGCGGTGAAGCCCGATTCTGCATTTAAGAGAACATACACCAGTTTATTTCCTACGGCCTATCTGAATTATAAACTGGATAGCGTTGGGAACCACACACTCACTCTTGATTATGGTCGCCGAATTAACCGACCTTATTACCAGGATCTGAATCCTTTTATTTCGCCATTGGATAAGTTCACGTATTATGTAGGGAACCCGTACCTACAACCGGCCTATACACACAATGTACAGTTGTCATACAGTTACAAGAATAGGATAACTGTTGGATTCAGATACAGTTCTACTTTGAATAACACCAACGAGACCATTGAGATCGTAAATGGGACTTATTACAGTCGCCCGGGAAACATTGGTAAGATCACCAACATCAGTGGCTCATTAGAAGGCGATCTGCCTTTACGGAAATGGCTAAACTTCGGTTTTTATTCAGAAGTGACGAACATCCATTCTAAAACCAATTTTTACACCGGCTTTTTAGATACACAGGGCACATTTTGGTATGTACAGCCTAACCTGCGTTTCACTTTCAAGAAAGGATGGGCCGCACAGCTCGATGGCGTATATCAAACAGGTCTTACATCAAACCAGTTCTATTTATTGGAAAGAGGACGATTGAACGCAGGCGTTTCTAAAAAGGTTTCTACAGCTTTGACCGTTCGTGCAGCGGTGAATGATATTCTATACACCAATATCAACCGCGGCATCATTAATAATCTCGCCAATACGGAGGCTAATTGGCGTAATGCAAACGATTCACGTACGTTTTCTATTGCCATTGCCTATCGTTTCGGGAAAGCTATTGCCGATCTGAGAAAACATAGCCAAAACAGTGCACAACAGGAACAAAGCAGGGTGAAAGAATAA
- a CDS encoding M28 family metallopeptidase produces the protein MKKAILFFSLFTITSSLVAQSNNPPGLSLIRSEDLKKDLYRFASAHFKGRSAGTIDELNASAWLVEQFRAIGLKPAGDNGTYLQFFSLVRKQLANNSTIEINGTPLQLWKDVAVSQLANTNLKAPIVYLGNAADIDTNTVDVKDKVIAIEASTKGINLNVSLPTWRYNRYIFARYGMPLLKRGAKAILFIADEQAEAAWADATENFKRGIYDLHEEANPNASARSAQSATATAPVIWLHAEAKQKLQNNTASINMNLIVSEYLYPSANVVGMVEGTDPKLKSEYVLYSGHTDAHGIRNVIKGDSIYYGADDNGSVDVAMLANARAFAKYPSKRSVLFVIHGAEERGLFGSRYYSGHPTVPVGKIVAVLNGDMIGRNNTDSAAILGVNPPHRNSSDLVSMALAANKEGPNFKLDTTWDNINHVEGWYFRSDHLPYARLGIPAIMYTSLLHPDYHTPQDNVESINYPKLKKMADWMYRTGWKVANKEMRPATDKDFKLER, from the coding sequence ATGAAAAAAGCTATTTTATTCTTTTCACTTTTTACAATAACCTCCTCATTAGTTGCGCAGAGCAATAACCCTCCCGGTTTGAGTTTGATACGCAGCGAAGATTTGAAAAAGGATCTATACAGGTTCGCCAGTGCACATTTTAAAGGACGTTCCGCTGGCACCATCGATGAACTGAATGCTTCTGCCTGGTTGGTTGAACAATTCAGAGCTATTGGGCTAAAGCCTGCAGGTGATAACGGAACTTATCTTCAGTTCTTTTCGCTTGTGCGCAAACAGCTGGCAAACAATTCAACAATAGAGATCAATGGTACGCCTTTGCAGTTATGGAAAGATGTTGCTGTTTCGCAGTTGGCAAATACTAACCTGAAAGCCCCCATTGTTTATTTGGGCAATGCCGCAGACATAGATACCAATACGGTGGATGTAAAGGATAAAGTAATAGCCATTGAAGCCAGTACAAAAGGCATTAATTTAAATGTCTCTTTACCTACATGGAGGTACAACCGGTATATTTTTGCCCGGTATGGTATGCCTTTATTAAAAAGAGGCGCTAAGGCTATCCTATTTATTGCTGATGAACAAGCTGAAGCAGCTTGGGCTGATGCTACAGAAAACTTTAAAAGAGGCATTTATGATCTTCATGAAGAAGCTAACCCAAATGCATCAGCCAGAAGTGCGCAATCTGCAACTGCCACGGCACCGGTGATCTGGCTTCATGCCGAAGCAAAACAAAAACTGCAAAACAATACGGCATCCATTAACATGAACCTTATTGTATCGGAATATTTATATCCTTCCGCAAATGTTGTAGGGATGGTTGAGGGAACGGATCCTAAACTAAAATCGGAGTATGTATTGTATAGCGGTCACACCGATGCTCATGGTATTAGAAACGTCATAAAAGGCGACTCCATTTATTATGGCGCTGATGATAATGGAAGTGTAGATGTGGCTATGCTGGCTAACGCACGGGCGTTTGCTAAATACCCGTCCAAAAGATCGGTCTTGTTTGTTATCCATGGAGCTGAAGAAAGAGGCCTGTTTGGATCCCGCTATTATTCAGGACATCCAACCGTTCCAGTTGGAAAAATTGTTGCTGTTTTGAATGGTGATATGATTGGCAGAAATAACACAGACAGTGCGGCAATTTTAGGCGTAAATCCACCACACAGAAATTCGTCTGATTTAGTTAGTATGGCTTTGGCTGCTAATAAGGAAGGTCCAAATTTTAAACTAGATACCACATGGGACAATATAAACCATGTTGAAGGATGGTATTTCAGAAGCGATCACCTGCCCTATGCACGGCTAGGAATACCGGCTATTATGTATACTAGTCTTTTGCATCCTGATTACCACACCCCGCAGGACAATGTTGAAAGCATAAACTATCCAAAGCTGAAAAAGATGGCAGATTGGATGTACCGCACGGGCTGGAAAGTAGCCAATAAAGAAATGCGACCAGCAACCGATAAGGACTTTAAGCTGGAGCGATAA